The following coding sequences lie in one Candidatus Eisenbacteria bacterium genomic window:
- a CDS encoding acetoacetate decarboxylase family protein: MAAPSVTEPRHYVFQGREVTLPVVVRDASSTAATYAVDATAARALLRGPELDVVEIFPGQALFSIACIDYRDNDLGDYNEVSLALFVRLRGERPLVPYLGNVVDFFRNRLATYIVHLPVTQSFTRDAGEGIWGFPKTVQRIEFEDTDRRRTCTLDMDGRHVLRFSSSRGGRFTLPDVSMTTYGYVDGVLHRTGFTAGATEVGFGIGGAELALGDHPIADELRRLGLPRMALMTVWMGHQHGRFEAPVRVET; the protein is encoded by the coding sequence ATGGCAGCACCGAGCGTCACCGAGCCCCGCCACTACGTCTTCCAGGGGCGCGAGGTGACGCTGCCCGTCGTCGTCCGCGACGCCTCGTCGACCGCGGCGACCTACGCCGTCGACGCCACCGCCGCGCGGGCGCTCTTGCGCGGTCCGGAGCTGGACGTCGTCGAGATCTTCCCCGGCCAGGCGCTCTTCAGCATCGCGTGCATCGACTACCGCGACAACGACCTCGGCGACTACAACGAGGTGTCGCTCGCCCTCTTCGTGCGCTTGCGGGGCGAGCGACCGCTCGTGCCCTACCTGGGCAACGTCGTCGATTTCTTCCGCAACCGCCTCGCGACCTACATCGTGCACCTGCCGGTCACGCAGAGCTTCACGCGCGACGCGGGGGAGGGCATCTGGGGCTTCCCGAAGACGGTGCAGCGGATCGAGTTCGAGGACACCGACCGGCGCCGCACGTGCACGCTCGACATGGACGGACGGCACGTGCTCCGATTCTCGTCGTCGCGCGGCGGGCGTTTCACGCTGCCGGACGTGTCGATGACGACGTACGGCTACGTGGACGGCGTGCTGCACCGCACGGGATTCACGGCCGGGGCGACGGAGGTGGGCTTCGGGATCGGCGGCGCGGAGCTCGCGCTCGGCGATCATCCCATCGCCGACGAGCTGCGGCGCCTGGGGCTCCCCCGCATGGCGCTCATGACCGTGTGGATGGGCCACCAGCACGGACGCTTCGAGGCGCCCGTGCGCGTCGAGACCTAG
- a CDS encoding cytochrome P450: MARARVEMAEAVSDPMGALKHARDTGWLADFDFVTGVVRHDEVRSFLADPRLRANFVDFMHNLGVTSGTFYDWMAQSPLNRDGADHLRWRALMSRTFTPRSVEKIRPFLRETAHALIDVFAPRGRCEFVGEFADAYPSFGLCELIGVPKEDRDRFRGWANTIGLGFSPIELGTRIGEIDAALLQLLDYTGELAEKRRADPKDDLVSRIAQAAYEDGWDLFQTRSAIAGLVFAGHETTKNQLGWTIAVLSGRPDIWDAVAAGSLAVADVIEEVLRFRSAATGVGRTVSEPLEHDGERLEPGTPLFLSIWSADHDERAFPRPEEVNPARNGEVPHLAFGHGAHFCLGAALARAELQEALAALTARITCPKLEDGAEWKPPVGINGPLRLPIAFATRS; encoded by the coding sequence ATGGCGAGAGCCCGCGTCGAGATGGCCGAAGCGGTCAGCGATCCCATGGGAGCCTTGAAGCACGCGCGCGACACGGGGTGGCTCGCCGACTTCGACTTCGTGACGGGCGTCGTCCGGCACGATGAGGTCCGCTCCTTCCTGGCCGATCCGCGCCTGCGCGCGAACTTCGTCGACTTCATGCACAACCTCGGCGTCACGTCGGGGACGTTCTACGACTGGATGGCGCAGTCGCCCCTCAACCGGGACGGCGCCGACCACCTGCGCTGGCGCGCACTCATGTCACGCACGTTCACTCCTCGCAGCGTCGAGAAGATCCGTCCGTTCCTGCGCGAGACCGCGCACGCGCTGATCGACGTCTTCGCCCCGCGCGGCCGCTGCGAGTTCGTGGGTGAGTTCGCGGACGCCTACCCCTCCTTCGGCCTCTGCGAGCTGATCGGCGTGCCGAAGGAGGACCGCGACCGGTTCCGCGGCTGGGCGAACACGATCGGGCTCGGCTTCAGCCCGATCGAGCTCGGGACCCGGATCGGCGAGATCGACGCAGCGCTCTTGCAGCTCCTCGACTACACGGGCGAGCTGGCGGAGAAGCGCCGCGCCGATCCGAAGGACGACCTCGTGAGCCGCATCGCCCAGGCCGCCTACGAGGACGGCTGGGACCTCTTCCAGACGCGCTCCGCGATCGCCGGGCTCGTCTTCGCCGGGCACGAGACGACCAAGAACCAGCTCGGCTGGACGATCGCCGTGCTGTCGGGTCGTCCCGATATCTGGGACGCGGTCGCCGCCGGGTCGCTCGCCGTCGCCGACGTGATCGAAGAGGTCCTCCGCTTCCGGTCGGCGGCGACCGGCGTCGGTCGCACCGTGTCCGAGCCGCTCGAGCACGACGGCGAGCGGCTCGAACCCGGCACGCCGCTCTTCCTCTCGATCTGGAGCGCCGACCACGACGAACGCGCCTTCCCCCGCCCCGAAGAGGTGAATCCCGCCCGCAACGGCGAGGTGCCGCACCTGGCGTTCGGCCACGGCGCGCACTTCTGTCTCGGCGCCGCGCTCGCGCGCGCGGAGCTGCAGGAGGCGCTCGCCGCCCTCACCGCGCGCATCACGTGCCCGAAGCTCGAGGACGGGGCGGAGTGGAAGCCGCCGGTCGGGATCAACGGGCCCCTGCGTCTCCCGATCGCGTTCGCGACGCGATCCTGA
- a CDS encoding LLM class F420-dependent oxidoreductase, with translation MKFGLMYANAGPFAFPELLTHAAQTAERCGIESLWTIEHVVIPVGYKSTYPYDPSGKIPAPEQMPMPDPLVWLGYAAAVTKTIKLATGIVILPQRHPLYVAKEVASLDVLSHGRVILGIGVGWLEEEFQALGIPFEERAARTAEMVRAMRALWKDEPEPFHGKFYRWNKLESNPKPIQKPGVPIVVGGHTELAARRAARYGDGFFPGVTDDEKLRWLLGVMREECKKIGRDPGTIEITSGRAIPTPDSVKELRDLGVSRFMVPPPAFDPEGLTQGLEKLGNLIAKVGR, from the coding sequence ATGAAATTCGGCCTCATGTACGCCAACGCCGGCCCGTTCGCCTTCCCCGAGCTGCTGACGCACGCGGCCCAGACCGCGGAGCGCTGCGGCATCGAGTCGCTGTGGACGATCGAGCACGTGGTCATCCCCGTCGGCTACAAGTCGACCTATCCGTACGATCCCTCGGGGAAGATCCCGGCGCCCGAGCAGATGCCGATGCCCGATCCACTGGTGTGGCTCGGGTACGCGGCGGCGGTCACCAAGACGATCAAGCTCGCGACCGGTATCGTCATCCTGCCGCAGCGCCATCCGCTCTACGTCGCCAAGGAAGTCGCGTCGCTCGACGTGCTGTCGCACGGCCGCGTGATCCTCGGCATCGGCGTCGGTTGGCTCGAGGAGGAATTCCAGGCTCTCGGCATCCCGTTCGAAGAGCGCGCCGCACGCACCGCGGAGATGGTGCGCGCCATGCGCGCGCTCTGGAAGGACGAGCCCGAGCCCTTCCACGGCAAGTTCTACCGCTGGAACAAGCTCGAATCGAACCCGAAGCCGATCCAGAAGCCGGGCGTGCCGATCGTCGTCGGCGGACACACCGAGCTCGCCGCGCGCCGTGCCGCGCGCTACGGCGACGGCTTCTTCCCCGGCGTCACCGACGACGAGAAGCTGCGCTGGCTCCTCGGCGTGATGCGCGAGGAGTGCAAGAAGATCGGACGCGATCCGGGCACGATCGAGATCACGTCGGGTCGCGCGATCCCGACGCCCGACTCGGTGAAGGAGCTGCGCGACCTCGGCGTGTCGCGCTTCATGGTGCCGCCGCCGGCGTTCGATCCAGAGGGCCTCACCCAGGGCCTCGAGAAGCTCGGCAACCTGATCGCCAAAGTCGGGCGCTGA
- a CDS encoding heterodisulfide reductase-related iron-sulfur binding cluster translates to MGLVDQAALDACVHCGLCLAACPTYVELGTEADSPRGRIQLVRGLSDGTLTPTAEVTRHLDLCLGCRACETACPSGVPYGRIIEAARPAVEARRSAPMRAARRALATVLTSPGLRRLAFAPARLVAGRRAFARVPLARYATALPRTRPPALAAVIEPEGTPRGTAVLLTGCVADELFPATNVATAHLLARAGARVLVPRDLGCCGALAAHLGVTDQAARLASNVARVVHESGADWIVSNAAGCGAHLRGVAHVLPGDRAAARVAAVARDALELLAELGLPPPRGRLDRRVAVHDPCHLAHGQGVRTQVRALLSTIPGVTLVELPESDWCCGSAGTYNLTEPAMAARLLGRKLARVEESRAEIVAAANPGCLLQMRAGAIGRGLDVVVEHPIDLLAAAHAAGA, encoded by the coding sequence GTGGGGTTGGTCGACCAGGCGGCGCTCGACGCGTGCGTGCACTGCGGGCTCTGCCTCGCCGCCTGCCCGACCTACGTCGAGCTCGGCACCGAGGCCGACTCGCCGCGCGGTCGGATCCAGCTCGTGCGCGGGCTCTCGGACGGCACGCTCACGCCCACGGCGGAGGTGACGCGGCATCTGGACCTCTGCCTCGGTTGCCGCGCCTGCGAGACGGCGTGTCCCTCGGGCGTTCCCTACGGACGGATCATCGAAGCCGCGCGCCCCGCCGTGGAGGCGCGGCGCTCCGCGCCGATGCGCGCCGCGCGCCGCGCCCTCGCGACGGTCCTCACGTCGCCGGGCCTGCGGCGCCTCGCATTCGCTCCGGCGCGCCTCGTCGCGGGCCGACGGGCGTTCGCACGCGTGCCGCTCGCTCGCTACGCGACGGCGCTGCCGCGCACGCGACCGCCCGCGCTCGCGGCGGTGATCGAACCCGAGGGCACGCCGCGGGGAACCGCCGTCCTCCTCACCGGGTGCGTTGCGGACGAGCTCTTCCCGGCGACCAACGTCGCGACCGCACACCTCCTCGCGCGCGCCGGCGCTCGCGTTCTCGTGCCCCGCGACCTCGGCTGCTGCGGTGCGCTCGCAGCGCATCTCGGCGTCACGGACCAGGCGGCGCGGCTCGCGAGCAACGTCGCGCGCGTCGTCCACGAGAGCGGCGCGGACTGGATCGTGTCGAACGCCGCGGGGTGCGGGGCGCACCTGCGCGGCGTGGCCCACGTGCTGCCCGGCGATCGTGCGGCGGCCCGCGTCGCGGCGGTCGCACGCGATGCGCTCGAACTGCTGGCGGAGCTGGGTCTGCCGCCGCCGCGCGGACGGCTCGACCGGCGCGTCGCCGTGCACGACCCCTGCCATCTCGCGCACGGGCAGGGCGTCCGCACGCAGGTGCGCGCGCTGCTCTCGACCATCCCCGGCGTGACGCTCGTCGAGCTGCCCGAATCCGATTGGTGCTGCGGCAGCGCGGGAACCTACAACCTCACCGAGCCCGCGATGGCGGCACGCCTGCTCGGGCGCAAGCTGGCCCGCGTGGAGGAGAGTCGCGCCGAGATCGTGGCGGCGGCGAACCCCGGCTGCCTGCTCCAGATGCGCGCCGGTGCGATCGGCCGCGGGCTCGACGTCGTCGTCGAGCATCCGATCGACCTCCTCGCCGCTGCGCACGCCGCCGGCGCGTAG
- a CDS encoding glutathione S-transferase, protein MAAANGVPVLWQFKASHFNEKARWALDWKGVRHERRSLLPGPHMPVVMWISGQKSVPVLQIDGQTITDSTRIIAELERRFPERPLYPADAAARQRALELEEFFDDEIGVHIRRYLFHMVLPDAGFTADLMSPGFGAVARAVYRATFPLTRVAMRMDMGITDDGAARSLARFEAAFDRLEREIGPTGYLVGDTFSVADLTGAALLSPLTFPPEYPYRPPPLPEVALDFQSRFEKRRGFEWAREMYRRHRGTSAAVNA, encoded by the coding sequence ATGGCGGCAGCGAACGGCGTTCCCGTCCTCTGGCAGTTCAAGGCCTCGCACTTCAACGAGAAGGCGCGCTGGGCGCTCGACTGGAAGGGCGTCCGTCACGAACGCCGTTCGCTACTCCCCGGCCCCCACATGCCGGTCGTCATGTGGATCTCCGGCCAGAAATCGGTGCCGGTCCTGCAGATCGATGGGCAGACGATCACCGACTCCACCCGCATCATCGCCGAGCTCGAGCGCCGCTTCCCCGAGCGTCCGCTCTACCCCGCCGACGCCGCCGCCCGGCAGCGCGCGCTCGAGCTCGAGGAGTTCTTCGACGACGAGATCGGCGTCCACATCCGCCGCTATCTCTTCCACATGGTCCTGCCCGACGCGGGCTTCACCGCGGACCTCATGTCGCCGGGGTTCGGCGCGGTGGCGCGCGCGGTGTATCGCGCGACCTTTCCGCTCACGCGCGTCGCGATGCGCATGGACATGGGCATCACCGACGACGGCGCGGCGCGGAGCCTTGCGCGCTTCGAGGCCGCTTTCGACCGCCTCGAGCGCGAGATCGGGCCGACGGGCTATCTCGTGGGCGACACGTTCAGCGTCGCCGATCTCACTGGTGCGGCGCTCCTCTCACCGCTCACCTTCCCGCCCGAATACCCGTACCGGCCGCCACCGCTTCCCGAGGTCGCGCTCGACTTCCAGTCGCGGTTCGAGAAGCGGCGTGGCTTCGAGTGGGCGCGCGAGATGTACCGCCGGCATCGCGGGACGTCGGCGGCCGTGAACGCGTAG
- a CDS encoding glutathione S-transferase family protein has product MPTVLGVNASPFVRKVRVALAEKGIAYELQPTFPGAQDEEFRKLSPLGKVPAFKDGDKGFSDSSIICAYLEKKHPSPTLYPSDPYEYARALWFEEYADSAIVSVFGPKIFFEKVVNPKFFNRPTNQEIVDKAVAEEVPVICAYLESQLTGDYLAGGQLSVGDIAVCSMFVNLFHAGYGVDTQKYPKLARYVARIHERPSFKACISEEKAQYGL; this is encoded by the coding sequence ATGCCGACCGTGCTCGGAGTGAATGCGTCCCCGTTCGTTCGCAAGGTTCGCGTCGCGCTCGCTGAGAAGGGCATCGCCTATGAGCTACAGCCCACTTTCCCCGGCGCGCAGGACGAAGAGTTCCGCAAGCTCTCCCCCCTTGGAAAAGTCCCGGCCTTCAAGGACGGCGACAAGGGCTTCTCGGATTCGTCGATCATCTGCGCCTACCTCGAGAAGAAACATCCCTCGCCGACGCTCTATCCGAGCGACCCGTACGAGTACGCGCGCGCACTCTGGTTCGAGGAGTACGCCGACTCCGCGATCGTGAGCGTGTTCGGCCCGAAGATCTTCTTCGAGAAGGTCGTCAACCCCAAGTTCTTCAATCGCCCGACCAACCAGGAGATCGTCGACAAGGCCGTCGCGGAGGAGGTGCCGGTCATCTGCGCGTACCTGGAGAGCCAGCTCACCGGCGACTACCTCGCGGGCGGACAGCTCTCGGTCGGCGACATCGCCGTGTGCTCGATGTTCGTGAACCTCTTCCACGCGGGCTACGGCGTCGACACGCAGAAGTACCCGAAGCTCGCGCGCTACGTCGCCCGCATCCACGAGCGGCCATCGTTCAAGGCGTGCATTTCGGAGGAGAAGGCGCAGTACGGGCTCTGA
- a CDS encoding class I SAM-dependent methyltransferase, with the protein MADGHPWLARILDYAMRPLYPARRFVVPEATGRVLEVGVGTGLNFRLYGKIDELQGVDPDPYMLERARPRAKELPFPTELHQTGAERMPFADAHFDTAVITFTLCTIPDPPAALAEVRRVLRPGGRLLFVEHTRSVQPMAARLQDLATPLWKTIGGGCHLNRPAVDMVRDAGFDVRETLPVWGERWTLTPVYRGHALRPA; encoded by the coding sequence ATGGCCGATGGGCATCCGTGGCTCGCGCGCATCCTCGACTACGCGATGCGCCCGCTCTACCCGGCCCGCCGCTTCGTCGTGCCGGAGGCCACGGGTCGCGTGCTCGAGGTCGGCGTCGGCACGGGCCTCAACTTCCGCCTCTACGGAAAGATCGACGAGCTGCAGGGCGTCGATCCCGACCCCTACATGCTCGAGCGCGCGCGACCGCGGGCCAAGGAGCTGCCGTTCCCGACCGAGCTGCACCAGACCGGTGCCGAGCGCATGCCGTTCGCGGACGCGCACTTCGACACCGCCGTCATCACGTTCACGCTGTGCACGATTCCCGACCCGCCCGCGGCGCTCGCCGAGGTGCGGCGAGTCCTCCGACCCGGCGGGCGTCTCCTGTTCGTCGAGCACACGCGGTCGGTCCAGCCGATGGCAGCCCGCCTGCAGGACCTCGCGACGCCGCTCTGGAAGACGATCGGGGGCGGCTGCCACTTGAATCGTCCAGCCGTCGACATGGTTCGCGACGCCGGATTCGACGTGCGCGAGACGCTTCCCGTGTGGGGCGAGCGCTGGACGCTGACGCCGGTGTATCGAGGCCACGCCCTGAGGCCCGCGTGA
- a CDS encoding amidase: MSDPTDLTLAAAGDALRAGRISPVELTNAYLARIERTNPVLNAYVTVTAERALADAKRATDEIARGGHRGPLHGVPIGLKDLVDTAGIRTTYGSKVHAAHVPTTDAAVVVRLAAAGAVLLGKLNTHEYAFGVTTNNPHHGPTRNPWDPTRIPGGSSGGSGAAVAARIACAAIGTDTGGSIRIPAAVCGVVGLKPTFGRVSKAGVFPMSYLFDHVGPLARTVEDAAIMLGAIAGYDAADPKSVPMPVLDWRTGLARGAHGLRIGVPRSRLFAPLDAGVASAIEAALDVLRPLGATIRDVEIPELPMPGMFELIISEAKEIHAATLAHRKSDLGVDLQTYLSSEIGDAVWMAGALRQVAQYAAALRAVLEEVDLLALPTCPIPAPAIGADMVDVGGVEMPTFFAMALRTAPFNAAGLPAISVPCGFSRDGLPIGLQLAGRPFDESTVLRAGHAYEQATDWHTRRPPDLRA, translated from the coding sequence GTGAGCGACCCGACCGATCTCACCCTGGCGGCCGCGGGCGACGCGCTGCGGGCGGGGCGCATCTCGCCGGTCGAGCTGACGAACGCCTACCTCGCGCGCATCGAGCGGACGAACCCGGTGCTGAACGCCTACGTCACCGTCACCGCCGAGCGCGCCCTCGCCGACGCGAAGCGCGCCACCGACGAGATCGCGCGCGGCGGTCATCGTGGACCGCTGCACGGCGTTCCGATCGGATTGAAGGATCTGGTCGACACCGCCGGGATCCGCACGACCTACGGATCGAAGGTGCACGCCGCGCACGTTCCGACGACAGACGCGGCGGTGGTCGTGCGGCTCGCCGCCGCCGGCGCGGTGCTGCTCGGCAAGCTCAACACGCACGAGTACGCGTTCGGCGTGACGACGAACAACCCGCACCACGGCCCGACGCGCAATCCGTGGGATCCGACGCGCATTCCCGGCGGGTCGAGCGGCGGATCGGGCGCCGCCGTCGCGGCGCGGATCGCCTGTGCGGCGATCGGAACCGACACCGGCGGGAGCATCCGGATCCCGGCCGCGGTGTGCGGCGTCGTCGGTCTCAAGCCCACCTTCGGTCGCGTCTCGAAGGCGGGCGTCTTCCCCATGTCGTACCTCTTCGACCACGTGGGACCGCTCGCGCGCACGGTCGAAGACGCGGCGATCATGCTCGGGGCGATCGCCGGCTACGACGCCGCCGATCCCAAATCCGTGCCGATGCCCGTCCTCGACTGGCGCACGGGGCTCGCGCGCGGCGCGCACGGCCTGCGCATCGGCGTGCCACGGAGCCGGCTCTTCGCGCCGCTCGACGCCGGCGTCGCGTCGGCGATCGAGGCGGCGCTCGACGTGCTCCGCCCTCTCGGCGCGACGATCCGCGACGTCGAGATCCCGGAGCTCCCCATGCCCGGCATGTTCGAGCTCATCATCTCCGAGGCGAAGGAGATCCACGCCGCGACGCTGGCGCATCGCAAGAGCGATCTCGGCGTCGATCTGCAGACCTACCTCTCCTCCGAGATCGGCGACGCGGTGTGGATGGCGGGCGCGCTCCGGCAGGTGGCGCAGTACGCGGCCGCGCTGCGCGCGGTGCTCGAAGAGGTCGATCTGCTCGCGCTTCCGACGTGTCCCATCCCGGCGCCCGCGATCGGCGCCGACATGGTGGACGTCGGCGGCGTCGAGATGCCGACCTTCTTCGCCATGGCGCTTCGGACCGCACCGTTCAACGCCGCAGGCCTACCGGCAATCTCGGTCCCCTGCGGCTTCTCGCGCGACGGCCTCCCGATCGGCCTTCAGCTCGCCGGCCGGCCGTTCGACGAGTCGACGGTGCTGCGCGCCGGCCACGCGTACGAGCAGGCGACCGACTGGCACACGCGCCGCCCGCCCGATTTGCGCGCGTGA
- a CDS encoding type II toxin-antitoxin system PemK/MazF family toxin, with product MRRGSVYWINLEPASPPELGKVRPAIVVSNTVHNERLDSVVVVPLSSRAPEIWPLRLEIQIRGLRESYAVVPGIRQVSKARLHELAAQAPGIAIKRLEAALAAYLGD from the coding sequence GTGAGGCGCGGCAGCGTCTACTGGATCAACCTCGAGCCGGCCTCACCTCCCGAGCTCGGCAAGGTGCGCCCGGCGATCGTAGTCTCCAACACCGTCCACAACGAACGGCTCGATTCGGTCGTCGTCGTGCCGCTCTCGAGTCGGGCGCCCGAGATCTGGCCGCTTCGGCTCGAGATCCAGATTCGTGGGCTCCGAGAGTCGTACGCGGTCGTCCCCGGAATTCGTCAGGTGAGCAAGGCACGGCTCCACGAGCTCGCGGCGCAGGCACCAGGCATTGCGATCAAGCGGCTCGAAGCTGCTCTGGCCGCCTATCTGGGCGATTGA
- a CDS encoding hydrogenase, protein MDPGERARRVFWHGMVLVLAGLLMGAVVQQVANPRIGLSAHTGTVMNGILVIAMGAFWPHLRLSARASSIAYWLVVDGSYVSSVSLFFAGVFGTSRSTPLHGQGHAGTAWQEALVEAGLTVGAVALLAGCVMALWGLRRQSPR, encoded by the coding sequence ATGGATCCGGGCGAGCGTGCGCGGCGCGTCTTCTGGCACGGCATGGTGCTCGTGCTGGCGGGACTCCTCATGGGAGCCGTCGTGCAGCAGGTGGCGAACCCGCGCATCGGCCTCTCGGCCCACACAGGCACCGTGATGAACGGCATCCTCGTCATCGCAATGGGCGCCTTCTGGCCGCACCTCCGGCTCTCGGCGCGCGCGAGCTCGATCGCGTACTGGCTCGTGGTCGACGGCAGCTACGTCAGCTCGGTCTCGCTGTTTTTCGCCGGCGTCTTCGGCACGAGCCGCTCGACGCCGCTCCACGGTCAGGGCCACGCGGGGACGGCATGGCAGGAGGCGCTCGTCGAAGCGGGGCTGACGGTCGGCGCGGTCGCGCTCCTGGCGGGCTGCGTGATGGCGCTCTGGGGCCTGCGGCGTCAATCGCCCAGATAG
- a CDS encoding glucose 1-dehydrogenase: MILDRFRLVGKVAIVTGAGRGIGRAIAETFAEVGADVVCSARTQEQIDATAAKVRSFGRRALAVACDVNERSQLEHLVAETLREFGRVDVVVNNAGGWPPKGWQRTNERFLEGAFRFNVTHAFLLSRMAIPHMREQGGGAIVNVSSAISRLIDPGFIAYGTSKAALNYMTRALAAEVAPTVRVNAIAVGAVDTSALRPFLNEDLEAKMASMTPMRRIGQPEDIALMALYLASSASSWVTGKIFEVDGGTDKSNWPLDLSDL, translated from the coding sequence ATGATCCTCGACCGCTTTCGACTCGTGGGCAAGGTCGCGATCGTCACCGGCGCCGGCCGCGGCATCGGGCGTGCGATCGCCGAGACGTTCGCGGAGGTCGGTGCCGACGTCGTCTGCTCGGCTCGGACGCAGGAGCAGATCGACGCGACGGCAGCGAAGGTGCGGAGCTTCGGGCGCCGTGCGCTCGCCGTGGCGTGCGACGTGAACGAGCGATCGCAGCTCGAGCACCTGGTCGCGGAGACGCTGCGCGAATTCGGCCGCGTCGACGTCGTGGTGAACAACGCGGGCGGCTGGCCGCCCAAGGGCTGGCAGCGCACGAACGAGAGGTTCCTGGAGGGCGCCTTCCGCTTCAACGTCACGCACGCGTTCCTGCTCTCGCGGATGGCGATCCCGCACATGCGCGAGCAGGGCGGCGGCGCGATCGTCAACGTCTCGTCGGCGATCTCCCGCCTGATCGATCCGGGGTTCATCGCCTACGGCACGTCGAAGGCGGCGCTCAACTACATGACGCGCGCGCTGGCGGCGGAGGTCGCGCCCACGGTCCGCGTGAACGCCATCGCCGTCGGCGCCGTCGACACGAGCGCGCTGCGGCCTTTCTTGAACGAGGACCTCGAAGCGAAGATGGCCTCGATGACGCCGATGCGCCGCATCGGGCAACCCGAGGACATCGCGCTCATGGCGCTCTACCTGGCGTCGTCGGCGTCGAGCTGGGTCACGGGGAAGATCTTCGAGGTCGACGGCGGGACGGACAAGTCGAACTGGCCGCTCGACCTCTCGGATCTGTGA